The following proteins come from a genomic window of Paenibacillus sp. CAA11:
- the rplI gene encoding 50S ribosomal protein L9, with protein sequence MKVIFLKDVKGQGKKGEIKNVSEGYAQNFLIPRGLVKPATDGNMKTLEVQTASEEKRKQQEKEEAIALGKKLEEMTVGLKAKAGEGGRLFGAITSKQVAEALAKLGVKIDKRKIEMNEPIRSLGVTQVPVKLHPEVKSTLKVQVTEE encoded by the coding sequence ATGAAAGTCATATTCTTGAAAGATGTTAAAGGCCAGGGGAAAAAAGGCGAGATTAAAAATGTATCTGAAGGTTATGCACAGAACTTCCTAATTCCGCGCGGCTTGGTGAAGCCGGCTACGGACGGCAATATGAAGACGCTCGAAGTGCAGACGGCTTCTGAGGAGAAGCGCAAGCAGCAGGAGAAGGAAGAAGCGATTGCGCTCGGCAAGAAGCTTGAAGAGATGACCGTGGGCCTGAAGGCTAAAGCCGGCGAAGGCGGACGCCTGTTCGGAGCCATTACAAGCAAACAGGTTGCAGAAGCGCTTGCCAAGCTTGGCGTTAAGATCGACAAACGCAAGATTGAAATGAATGAACCTATTCGCAGCCTCGGCGTGACCCAAGTGCCGGTAAAGCTTCATCCTGAAGTCAAATCGACGCTGAAGGTCCAAGTTACGGAGGAATAA
- a CDS encoding DHH family phosphoesterase, translating into MPKLLQKRWHGYYTVWAFMLQLLLVIFVSYYNWAVGLLGLVLVCVLAFTMLQSERRFRSDLMDYVTGLTYRIKRIEGEAVSRLPFGLILYSEDRTVEWHNRFMASILGRETVVGLPLNELLPELPQLLKKEADGGGISAEVKLGERYFEVFAQPEERMIYFHDMTELATLRQRYDYERLALGIVMLDNLDEASQGMDDQQRAALIARVTTLLTDWAKQYQVYLRRLSSERYLMMFNHKALQEMEQSRFVILDEVREMTADLKVPMTLSIGLAFGTERISELGELAQSSLDMALGRGGDQAAVKAGQRLSFYGGKTNAVEKRTRVRARVIAHALRDLMQESDRVLIMGHRIPDMDVIGASIGVMKAADMYKVEAHIVLEDSNPAIERMMERIEQEEALRKRFISPEQALDLMTEHTLLVVVDTHKASMTMEPQLVEAARRVVVVDHHRRGEEFINDAVLVYLEPYASSASELVTELLQYIHEKVQLSPLESTSLLAGITVDTKHFALHTGSRTFEAAGFLRRNGADTVMVQRILKEDLQEYIEKAEIIKHARMIYGHIALAVTEPNRKIPQLLIAQVADTLLNMTNVLASFVISERPDGLIGISARSLGGMNVQVVMERLGGGGHLTNAAVQLEGTQAEAEKRLLEVLEEIEREEGLFE; encoded by the coding sequence ATGCCTAAATTACTCCAAAAGCGCTGGCACGGATATTACACCGTGTGGGCGTTCATGCTGCAGCTCCTGCTTGTCATATTCGTCTCGTACTATAACTGGGCTGTAGGTCTACTGGGGCTGGTTCTGGTTTGTGTGCTTGCTTTTACGATGCTGCAGTCGGAACGAAGGTTCCGCAGCGATCTGATGGATTATGTGACCGGCCTGACGTACCGGATCAAGAGGATTGAAGGCGAGGCCGTTAGCCGTCTGCCTTTTGGTCTGATCCTGTACAGTGAGGACAGGACCGTGGAATGGCATAACCGATTCATGGCCAGTATTCTTGGCCGAGAGACGGTGGTTGGGCTTCCGCTGAATGAGCTGCTGCCGGAGCTTCCGCAGCTGCTTAAGAAGGAGGCCGACGGGGGAGGGATATCCGCCGAGGTGAAGTTGGGCGAACGATACTTTGAGGTCTTTGCCCAGCCGGAAGAGCGGATGATTTACTTCCATGATATGACCGAGCTGGCGACGCTGAGACAGCGTTATGACTACGAACGCCTTGCCTTGGGGATTGTGATGCTCGACAATCTGGATGAGGCTTCTCAGGGAATGGATGACCAGCAGCGGGCCGCGCTGATTGCGCGGGTAACGACGCTTCTGACCGATTGGGCGAAGCAGTACCAAGTGTATCTGCGCCGCCTCTCCTCGGAGCGTTACCTGATGATGTTTAATCACAAAGCGCTCCAGGAGATGGAGCAGAGCCGCTTTGTGATTCTGGACGAGGTCCGCGAGATGACCGCGGACCTGAAGGTGCCGATGACGCTTAGCATCGGCCTTGCCTTTGGCACCGAGCGCATCAGCGAGCTGGGTGAACTCGCCCAGTCGAGTCTGGACATGGCGCTCGGGCGCGGGGGAGACCAGGCCGCGGTGAAGGCCGGTCAGCGGCTCTCCTTCTACGGCGGTAAGACGAACGCCGTAGAGAAGCGCACGCGGGTGCGTGCCCGCGTTATCGCGCATGCGCTGCGCGATCTGATGCAGGAGAGCGACCGCGTGCTGATCATGGGGCACCGGATCCCCGACATGGACGTGATCGGCGCCTCGATCGGGGTCATGAAGGCCGCCGATATGTATAAGGTAGAGGCGCATATCGTGCTGGAGGATAGCAATCCGGCTATCGAGCGGATGATGGAGCGGATCGAGCAGGAGGAAGCGCTTCGCAAGCGGTTCATCTCACCGGAGCAGGCGCTTGACCTGATGACGGAGCACACACTGCTTGTGGTCGTCGATACGCACAAGGCTTCCATGACGATGGAGCCTCAGCTTGTAGAAGCTGCCCGGCGAGTTGTCGTGGTCGATCACCACCGCCGGGGGGAAGAGTTTATCAATGATGCGGTATTGGTGTATCTAGAGCCTTATGCATCCTCTGCCAGTGAGCTGGTTACAGAGCTCTTGCAGTATATTCATGAGAAGGTCCAGCTGAGCCCGCTGGAGTCGACTTCACTCCTTGCAGGAATTACCGTGGACACGAAGCATTTTGCCCTTCATACTGGTTCACGTACCTTTGAAGCGGCCGGCTTCCTGCGTCGCAATGGAGCCGATACCGTCATGGTGCAGCGAATCCTGAAGGAAGACCTGCAGGAATATATCGAGAAGGCTGAAATTATCAAGCATGCCCGGATGATTTACGGGCATATCGCGCTCGCTGTAACCGAGCCAAACCGCAAAATCCCGCAGCTGTTGATCGCCCAGGTGGCGGATACGCTGCTGAATATGACCAATGTGCTCGCCTCGTTCGTCATTAGTGAACGGCCGGACGGGCTCATTGGAATCAGCGCCCGATCGCTCGGGGGCATGAATGTACAGGTTGTTATGGAACGTCTAGGCGGAGGCGGACATTTAACCAATGCCGCTGTTCAGCTGGAAGGCACTCAGGCGGAAGCAGAGAAGAGATTGCTTGAGGTGCTTGAAGAAATTGAGAGGGAAGAGGGGTTATTCGAATGA
- a CDS encoding DUF2232 domain-containing protein: protein MKIRWTSIAWSAAYLLLFLSMGTPLIVITAFFMLLPGVVLYTMLSTQSFLWHVVPVLAIVSILLGPTFILLAIFFLIPSMLMGYMYKKRAAAFRTVAVGAAAILIEFLVMLFVSTTLFGFDIASTIEDTITKTAAPIQGVSGTSLADTLGWSAEAAQEFSSLTVRLIPFTLIICSLIMATVAHALAWPTLGSMGITTPKLAPIREWKLPRSLVWYYIVGLLLSLITGYASQGFLGTILLNLMPMLLFCFMVQTAGFFFFAAHVRKWNPVIPIFLTILLVFFQPLRIIGIIDILFPLREFFTRTRR from the coding sequence TTGAAAATACGCTGGACATCTATCGCCTGGAGCGCTGCCTATCTGCTGCTGTTCCTGTCTATGGGAACGCCGCTGATTGTAATCACGGCTTTTTTCATGCTGCTTCCAGGTGTGGTGCTCTATACCATGCTATCGACACAATCTTTTCTGTGGCATGTTGTTCCGGTGCTGGCGATTGTCAGTATTTTGCTGGGGCCAACGTTTATTTTGCTGGCGATCTTCTTCCTGATCCCGTCGATGTTGATGGGGTATATGTATAAGAAGAGGGCAGCGGCATTCCGAACCGTCGCCGTTGGCGCAGCAGCTATTCTAATTGAGTTCCTGGTGATGCTATTCGTCAGTACTACATTATTTGGTTTTGATATTGCGAGCACCATTGAAGACACCATTACGAAGACAGCGGCTCCGATTCAGGGGGTCAGCGGAACTTCGCTGGCGGATACGCTGGGATGGTCCGCTGAAGCGGCTCAGGAGTTCTCTAGTCTGACAGTAAGGCTGATTCCGTTCACGCTGATTATTTGCTCGCTCATTATGGCTACCGTGGCTCATGCGCTGGCCTGGCCTACGCTAGGCAGCATGGGGATCACTACACCGAAGCTTGCGCCGATTAGGGAGTGGAAGCTGCCGCGGTCACTCGTCTGGTATTATATTGTGGGTCTGCTGCTGAGCCTGATTACTGGCTATGCCAGCCAAGGCTTCCTAGGGACGATTCTGCTGAATTTGATGCCGATGCTGTTATTCTGCTTTATGGTACAGACGGCAGGATTCTTCTTCTTCGCCGCACATGTGCGCAAGTGGAATCCGGTAATTCCGATCTTTCTCACGATTCTGCTGGTATTCTTCCAGCCGCTTCGAATTATCGGCATTATCGATATTCTGTTTCCGCTGCGCGAATTCTTCACGAGAACTAGACGATAG
- a CDS encoding MazG-like family protein — protein sequence MPKEMDVAKRAKVIEWLKTEVVDHVSRLFKSLWEGSTMRVTDSLASLIVSSYILGRRLGISYRDLDESILEKLRKHKQEGHQLEDWYQDISALEEHMRKR from the coding sequence ATGCCGAAGGAGATGGATGTGGCCAAACGCGCCAAAGTCATTGAGTGGCTGAAAACGGAAGTGGTTGATCATGTATCCCGCCTGTTCAAATCTCTATGGGAAGGCAGCACGATGCGGGTAACCGACAGTCTGGCAAGTCTTATTGTCAGCAGTTATATTCTAGGGCGCAGATTAGGGATCAGTTACCGTGATCTTGATGAGAGCATTCTTGAGAAGCTACGCAAACATAAGCAAGAAGGACACCAGCTTGAGGATTGGTATCAGGATATTTCCGCGCTGGAAGAACATATGCGTAAGAGGTGA
- a CDS encoding CBS domain-containing protein — MNIAFFLLPKSDVASVTMDSTLRQTLERMEHHRYTAIPIIGRDGSYAGTVTEGDLLWYMKNSNGKVTFENASKFLLKDVPLRLNIKPVQIDEDMEDLINLAKVQNFVPVVDDMNRFIGIVRRSQIIEYCEQLVSKEGSLPEV, encoded by the coding sequence GTGAATATTGCATTTTTCCTGCTGCCCAAGAGCGACGTGGCCTCAGTTACGATGGATTCAACGCTTAGACAGACACTGGAAAGAATGGAGCATCATCGCTATACGGCCATTCCGATTATAGGACGGGACGGAAGTTACGCCGGTACAGTTACTGAAGGCGACTTGCTGTGGTACATGAAGAACTCGAATGGCAAGGTTACCTTTGAGAACGCTTCAAAGTTCCTGCTTAAGGATGTTCCTCTGCGTTTGAACATTAAGCCAGTGCAGATTGATGAAGATATGGAGGACTTAATCAATCTGGCTAAGGTGCAGAACTTTGTGCCCGTTGTGGACGATATGAATCGGTTCATCGGCATTGTCCGGCGGAGCCAGATCATTGAATATTGCGAACAGCTTGTCTCCAAGGAGGGCTCCTTACCGGAAGTGTAA
- a CDS encoding LCP family protein, which yields MLERSSRKRRKKKKKTGKILGITLIVLLIAGTLGYTFRKDLAIAAFDLFLSDHVEKKLEKSYAPLEGEAPKPVVVQEKPFTALLLGVDQRNNEPARSDTMIYAVVRPKDSRVLLISIPRDTYTEIIGKGKKDKINHAYAFGGEKMAKDTVQAFLGHSAEYYAAINFNGLKDVVNALDGIALPITKDIVNKQKEHEKFTIKANKPLYNGQEALNYVRYREDSDFNRTKRHQIFLNAFVDRVLSLDQVGKIPELMDIMGQNFKTDMPPSSIIDLSKQILTSGRPQISSFTIMGKGTRIDKVFYDLANEEDVDQAKKLIDSWTNPDNTPEQLLRPVKQEIE from the coding sequence ATGTTAGAAAGAAGCAGCCGGAAGAGAAGAAAGAAGAAGAAAAAGACAGGTAAGATTTTAGGCATAACACTGATCGTTCTCCTTATCGCGGGCACGCTTGGCTACACCTTCCGCAAGGATCTGGCGATAGCGGCATTCGACCTCTTCTTGTCCGATCATGTCGAGAAAAAGCTTGAGAAATCATATGCTCCGCTGGAAGGCGAGGCTCCTAAGCCAGTAGTTGTACAAGAAAAGCCATTTACCGCACTGCTGCTCGGGGTGGATCAGCGCAATAATGAGCCGGCCCGTTCGGATACGATGATCTACGCTGTGGTTCGTCCTAAAGATTCTAGGGTTCTACTGATCTCGATTCCTCGGGATACGTATACTGAGATTATCGGCAAAGGCAAGAAGGACAAGATCAATCATGCGTATGCCTTCGGCGGTGAGAAGATGGCCAAGGATACGGTTCAGGCATTTTTAGGTCATTCTGCAGAGTATTACGCGGCTATCAATTTCAATGGACTGAAGGATGTAGTTAATGCACTTGATGGGATCGCACTTCCGATCACCAAGGATATCGTTAACAAGCAGAAGGAACATGAGAAGTTTACTATTAAGGCAAATAAGCCTCTCTATAACGGCCAAGAAGCGCTGAATTATGTAAGATACCGGGAAGACAGTGATTTCAACCGGACCAAAAGGCATCAAATTTTCTTAAATGCTTTTGTTGATCGAGTTTTGTCCTTGGATCAAGTGGGTAAAATTCCTGAGTTGATGGATATTATGGGACAGAATTTCAAGACCGATATGCCCCCATCTTCTATTATTGACCTTTCTAAGCAAATTTTAACCAGTGGGCGTCCGCAAATCAGCAGCTTCACGATCATGGGCAAGGGAACCCGGATCGATAAAGTGTTCTATGATCTAGCCAATGAAGAAGATGTTGACCAGGCGAAGAAGCTGATCGACAGCTGGACAAATCCAGACAATACACCGGAGCAGCTGCTGCGGCCTGTGAAGCAGGAGATCGAATGA
- a CDS encoding ABC transporter ATP-binding protein: MSEPLIQVENLKKYFPITGGVFSRTIGNVKAVDDVSFTINKGESFGLVGESGCGKSTIGRTLLRLNEKTDGTVLFKGQDIHKLPKSKMRSLRPKLQIVFQDPFSSLNPRIKVGEAIGEALIDHGLVDRKDVRERVMETMRICGLASYHYDRFPHEFSGGQRQRIGIARALILNPEFIVADEPVSALDVSIQAQIINLLSDLQREKQLTYLFISHDLSVVEHLCDRVGVMYLGSMVELASKEELYANPLHPYTKALMSAIPIPDPTLKRERIVLQGDIPSPANPPSGCKFHTRCPLATDLCKQQNPEYRDVGNNHFVACHYA; encoded by the coding sequence ATGAGTGAACCGTTGATCCAAGTTGAGAATTTGAAGAAGTACTTTCCGATTACAGGCGGCGTCTTCTCACGTACAATTGGTAACGTTAAAGCTGTAGATGATGTATCCTTTACCATTAACAAAGGCGAATCCTTTGGACTCGTAGGTGAATCGGGCTGCGGTAAGAGTACAATTGGCCGTACTCTTCTTCGTCTGAATGAGAAGACAGACGGTACTGTACTGTTCAAAGGACAAGACATTCATAAACTGCCTAAGTCCAAAATGCGCAGCCTTCGGCCGAAGCTGCAGATCGTCTTCCAGGATCCGTTCAGTTCTTTGAACCCGCGGATCAAGGTAGGCGAGGCCATTGGCGAGGCGCTGATTGACCATGGCTTGGTAGACCGTAAGGATGTACGCGAACGTGTTATGGAGACGATGCGCATTTGTGGATTGGCTTCTTACCACTATGACCGCTTTCCACACGAATTCTCCGGTGGACAACGCCAGCGGATCGGTATTGCTCGCGCATTGATTCTGAATCCAGAATTCATCGTAGCAGACGAGCCTGTATCTGCCTTGGACGTATCCATTCAAGCGCAAATTATTAACCTGCTGAGCGATCTTCAACGCGAGAAGCAGCTGACGTACCTGTTTATCTCTCACGACCTTAGTGTCGTAGAGCACTTGTGCGACCGTGTAGGCGTAATGTACCTTGGTTCCATGGTTGAATTGGCCAGCAAGGAAGAGTTATACGCAAATCCACTTCATCCTTACACCAAGGCATTGATGTCTGCCATTCCAATTCCAGATCCAACCTTGAAGCGCGAACGTATCGTGCTGCAAGGAGATATTCCGAGCCCGGCGAACCCGCCTTCAGGCTGCAAGTTCCATACTCGCTGTCCATTGGCAACCGATCTGTGCAAGCAGCAGAATCCGGAGTATCGTGATGTAGGTAACAACCATTTTGTTGCCTGCCACTATGCATAA
- a CDS encoding ABC transporter ATP-binding protein, whose amino-acid sequence MAKELVEFRNLKTHFRTSAGIVKAVDDVSFTIREGETLCVVGESGCGKSVTAMSLMRLIETPPGDIVGGEILFEGKDILKLSKKDMSRLRGNDVAMIFQEPMSSLNPVLSIGEQICEPLILHLGLDRKEAKKRAIELITMVGIPRAEEIFHSFPHELSGGMRQRIMIAIALSCNPKLLIADEPTTALDVTIQAQILDLMRDIKKKVNTSIMLITHDLGVVAEMADFVVVMYAGKVIEEAPVLDLFEDPQHPYTKGLLKAKPIINQKQDRLYSIPGQVPNPVELGDNCHFHDRCEFCMEICKTKEPPLRSHGNGKHKTACWLYEEEGKVQ is encoded by the coding sequence ATGGCAAAAGAACTAGTGGAATTTCGCAACCTAAAAACCCACTTCCGTACTTCCGCTGGTATTGTCAAAGCAGTTGACGATGTCAGCTTCACTATACGTGAGGGCGAGACGCTTTGCGTAGTTGGCGAGTCCGGCTGCGGCAAGAGTGTTACCGCCATGTCATTAATGCGCCTGATTGAGACCCCGCCTGGAGATATTGTCGGAGGGGAAATTCTCTTTGAAGGCAAAGATATTCTTAAGCTAAGTAAAAAAGATATGAGCCGCTTGCGTGGTAACGACGTAGCGATGATCTTCCAAGAGCCTATGTCCTCCTTGAACCCGGTTCTATCGATCGGTGAACAAATTTGTGAACCGCTTATCCTTCATCTGGGACTGGACCGCAAGGAAGCAAAGAAACGTGCGATTGAGCTGATCACTATGGTCGGTATCCCTCGCGCGGAAGAAATCTTCCACTCTTTCCCGCATGAGCTGAGCGGCGGTATGCGTCAGCGGATCATGATCGCGATTGCACTGAGCTGTAATCCGAAACTGCTCATCGCAGATGAACCAACAACCGCTCTTGACGTAACGATTCAAGCACAGATTCTCGATCTGATGCGTGATATCAAGAAGAAAGTGAACACGTCGATCATGCTGATTACGCATGATTTGGGTGTTGTAGCTGAAATGGCTGACTTCGTAGTTGTTATGTATGCAGGTAAGGTTATTGAGGAAGCTCCAGTTCTTGACCTGTTCGAGGATCCACAGCATCCCTACACGAAAGGCCTGCTGAAAGCGAAGCCGATTATTAACCAAAAACAGGATCGCCTGTACTCCATTCCCGGGCAAGTACCTAACCCGGTTGAGCTTGGCGATAACTGCCACTTCCATGATCGTTGTGAGTTCTGCATGGAAATTTGCAAGACCAAAGAGCCTCCGCTCCGCTCGCATGGCAATGGCAAACATAAGACAGCCTGCTGGTTGTATGAGGAGGAGGGGAAAGTACAATGA